One Narcine bancroftii isolate sNarBan1 chromosome 3, sNarBan1.hap1, whole genome shotgun sequence DNA window includes the following coding sequences:
- the LOC138756931 gene encoding apolipoprotein L3-like → MEAIFCNEHVSRSRGQRELAKRTKAIQHFVNEFPQWECQITEHINELQVIANDMDRYHKGATIANITGSSAGAVGGMLTLAGIIAAPFTAGGSLVLTAVGASIGGAGAAANLTAGTTEYIKRSKKQKRVHEIIQQYKSERKEMLEQLKGICSDLQFLAHLSEEGIPECASHESTTKGFQGISKAMKVSNKHRENHLLKVEAGKHLKGVRKAKKVFNKYRKKYLSEVRAGLQSGSISMKTFHVTASVLGKQILSKTPGLNELAQKLTALSHNIQSTKYALEAGKVKRLLYGTPLALSKTARAVSAVVGALFVAWEIYSIVKDAIELSKGSKTKAAKNIRDEAQKIEDALKLYGDICRFLKRFLRETGSMHE, encoded by the exons ATGGAGGCAATTTTCTGCAATGAACATGTGTCGAGATCCAG GGGGCAACGTGAACTAGCGAAAAGAACAAAGGCCATACAACATTTTGTAAACGAATTTCCTCAGTGGGAATGTCAAATAACCGAACACATAAATGAACTGCAAGTTATTGCAAACGACATGGACCGGTATCACAAAGGAGCAACCATTGCAAACATCACAGGGTCTTCTGCAGGTGCTGTAGGAGGCATGCTGACCCTCGCAGGAATAATTGCTGCTCCTTTCACGGCTGGTGGGTCCTTGGTGCTCACTGCTGTGGGAGCAAGCATAGGTGGAGCAGGAGCTGCTGCAAACTTGACCGCTGGCACCACGGAATATATTAAACGGTCAAAGAAACAGAAAAGAGTACATGAGATCATCCAGCAGTATAAAAGTGAACGGAAAGAAATGTTAGAACAGTTGAAAGGCATCTGCAGCGATCTCCAGTTCTTGGCTCATctcagtgaggaaggaattccagAATGTGCTAGCCATGAAAGCACCACCAAGGGTTTTCAAGGGATAAGCAAAGCAATGAAAGTTTCCAATAAACATAGAGAAAATCACTTGCTCAAAGTTGAAGCTGGAAAGCATTTAAAAGGGGTTAGAAAGGCAAAGAAGGTCTTCAACAAATACAGGAAAAAGTATTTGTCTGAAGTTAGAGCTGGGTTGCAATCTGGTTCCATCAGTATGAAAACATTTCATGTGACAGCATCAGTATTGGGCAAACAGATATTAAGCAAAACTCCTGGCTTAAATGAACTAGCACAGAAATTGACAGCACTGAGTCACAACATTCAAAGCACCAAGTATGCACTGGAAGCTGGCAAAGTGAAACGTCTGCTTTATGGAACTCCCCTGGCCTTATCCAAAACCGCAAGAGCTGTTTCAGCGGTTGTGGGAGCGCTCTTTGTGGCATGGGAAATCTACTCAATAGTAAAGGACGCCATTGAGCTGAGCAAAGGAAGTAAAACTAAAGCAGCTAAAAATATACGGGATGAAGCGCAGAAAATAGAGGATGCATTAAAACTGTATGGGGATATATGTCGGTTTCTAAAAAGGTTCTTAAGGGAGACTGGGTCAATGCATGAATGA